Genomic DNA from Simkaniaceae bacterium:
TCCCGTGCGCACTTGTTGTTCGGTGAAAGGCTTTTTTTCCACCGTATGTTTTGCGACAAAGCGGTTATAATGTTGAATGTGCCGATCTTGAATATAAACAAGATAAAAGCCACCCAAGAGTGAAAGTGTGATTAAGAGCAACTTGACAAAGCATTTTGCTTTTCTAAACATGATTCACTGCGAATAAGGTTATAGAGTTTATCTAATAGAATCACAAGAGGTCTTAAGTCGTCGAATGAGAGCATAGAAGCGGCATCGCTGAGAGCTTCATTTGGTGCGTGGTGTGATTCAATATAAACGAGATCTGCTCCGGCTGCAATGGCTGATTTAGCAAGGGTTGGGATGTATTGGCGTTGTCCACCCGTTGCATGCCCAAGCCCACCGGGAAGTTGAACGCTGTGAGCGGCATCAAAGCAAACCGGATAGCCCAGTTTTTTCAGTTCGGGGATTGAGCGCATATCGCTTACAAGATTATTATAGCCAAAACAAACCCCTCTTTCGGTGAGCATGATTTGATCATTTCCACTCAGAGCTACTTTTTCAACGCTGTTTTTCATATCCCAGGGAGCCATAAATTGGCCCTTTTTAATATTGATGATCTTACCCGTATTTGCAGCGG
This window encodes:
- the kdsA gene encoding 3-deoxy-8-phosphooctulonate synthase; amino-acid sequence: MHTLKVKDIEIGKDRLVIISGPCVIESRDHAMRSAEHLKQLFDDVGIPFIFKSSFDKANRSSLHSYRGPGIDQGLAILREIKETFDLPIFSDIHLPEQADPAKDVLDIIQIPAFLCRQTDLLVAAANTGKIINIKKGQFMAPWDMKNSVEKVALSGNDQIMLTERGVCFGYNNLVSDMRSIPELKKLGYPVCFDAAHSVQLPGGLGHATGGQRQYIPTLAKSAIAAGADLVYIESHHAPNEALSDAASMLSFDDLRPLVILLDKLYNLIRSESCLEKQNALSSCS